A window of the Juglans microcarpa x Juglans regia isolate MS1-56 chromosome 5D, Jm3101_v1.0, whole genome shotgun sequence genome harbors these coding sequences:
- the LOC121266528 gene encoding zinc finger protein 8 produces the protein MDKTERETHDFMNVESFSQLPFIRPAPVKEKGIRLFGIEFGGDKHAGAGTDDQSESAETNTCEIDAKDNMNENGESNRRFECHYCCRNFPTSQALGGHQNAHKRERQHAKRAHLQSAMVHSSHLSDAHVYAGFMNYRLGSAPIPPMSYPSWNTSNTNTVAANGRYYGSPSSFSQPPPINGSPLALWRIPAAQSNPTFNRDPSLHPLPLFAGDELKPSHVGGSSSQSRYVYESKASVQDHVSLDLHL, from the coding sequence ATGGACAAGACCGAGAGAGAGACCCATGACTTCATGAACGTCGAATCCTTCTCTCAGCTCCCCTTCATTCGCCCCGCACCAGTTAAGGAAAAGGGCATTAGGCTTTTTGGCATAGAATTCGGCGGTGATAAACATGCAGGTGCCGGCACTGATGATCAGTCCGAGTCTGCCGAGACCAACACGTGCGAGATCGACGCAAAGGACAACATGAACGAGAACGGGGAGAGTAACCGCAGATTTGAGTGCCACTACTGTTGTCGAAACTTCCCAACCTCTCAAGCCTTAGGAGGCCACCAAAACGCCCATAAAAGGGAACGCCAACACGCAAAACGCGCGCATCTTCAGTCGGCCATGGTACATAGTAGCCACCTCTCTGATGCGCACGTCTATGCAGGGTTCATGAATTACCGCCTCGGCTCCGCTCCAATTCCACCAATGTCCTATCCATCATGGAACACTAGTAATACTAATACCGTTGCTGCTAATGGTAGGTATTATGGAAGCCCCAGCTCGTTTTCTCAGCCTCCTCCTATAAATGGGAGTCCTTTGGCCTTGTGGCGAATCCCTGCCGCCCAAAGTAACCCTACTTTTAATAGGGACCCTTCGTTGCACCCGTTGCCATTGTTTGCCGGGGATGAGTTAAAGCCCTCACACGTTGGTGGGTCTAGTTCTCAAAGCAGGTACGTTTACGAATCGAAGGCTAGCGTCCAGGACCATGTGAGTTTGGATCTTCATCTGTAG